One Tachysurus vachellii isolate PV-2020 chromosome 18, HZAU_Pvac_v1, whole genome shotgun sequence DNA segment encodes these proteins:
- the cyth1a gene encoding cytohesin-1a isoform X2, whose amino-acid sequence MVLKSEDGVVPDDLTPEEQQELENIRRRKQELLEDIQRLKDEIAEVTSEIENLGSTEERKNMQRNKQVAMGRKKFNMDPKKGIQFLIENDLLKNTSDDIAQFLYKGEGLNKTAIGDYLGERDDFNIKVLHAFVELHEFTDLNLVQALRQFLWSFRLPGEAQKIDRMMEAFAQRYCQCNPGVFQSTDTCYILSFAIIMLNTSLHNPNVKDKPAVERFISMNRGINEGGDLPEDLLRNLYESIKNEPFKIPEDDGNDLTHTFFNPDREGWLLKLGGGRVKTWKRRWFILTDNCLYYFEYTTDKEPRGIIPLENLSIREVEDKKPNCFELFIPDNKDQVIKACKTEADGRVVEGNHTFYRISAPTTEEKDEWINSIKAAISRDPFYEMLAARKKKVSSVKRH is encoded by the exons CGTTTGAAGGATGAGATAGCCGAAGTGACCAGCGAGATCGAGAACCTGGGCTCCACTGAGGAGAG GAAAAACATGCAGAGGAACAAGCAGGTGGCGATGGGCCGCAAGAAGTTCAACATGGACCCTAAAAAG GGGATTCAGTTCCTGATTGAAAATGATCTTCTGAAGAACACCAGCGATGACATCGCTCAGTTCCTCTACAAGGGCGAGGGCCTGAATAAGACAGCAATAGGGGACTACCTTGGAGAGAG AGATGATTTCAACATCAAGGTGCTGCACGCGTTTGTGGAGCTGCACGAGTTCACCGATCTGAACCTTGTTCAAGCGCTCAG GCAATTTCTTTGGAGCTTCAGACTGCCAGGTGAGGCACAGAAGATCGATAGGATgatggaggcttttgcccaacGTTACTGCCAATGCAACCCAGGAGTCTTCCAGTCCACTG ACACATGCTACATCCTTTCCTTCGCCATCATCATGCTGAACACCAGCCTTCACAACCCCAACGTGAAGGACAAGCCCGCGGTGGAGCGTTTCATCTCCATGAACAGAGGAATCAATGAGGGTGGAGACCTACCAGAGGACCTGCTACGa AACTTGTACGAGAGCATCAAGAACGAGCCATTTAAAATCCCAGAGGACGACGGCAACgacctcacacacacgttcttcAACCCTGACCGAGAGGGCTGGCTTCTCAAACTGGG AGGTGGACGTGTCAAAACTTGGAAGAGACGATGGTTCATTCTCACAGATAACTGCCTCTACTACTTTGAGTACACTACA GAcaaagaacccagaggaatCATTCCTTTGGAAAACCTGAGCATCCGAGAAGTAGAGGACAAGAAACCG aactGTTTCGAGCTCTTCATACCggacaataaggatcaggtgatCAAGGCGTGTAAAACGGAGGCAGATGGCAGAGTGGTGGAGGGCAATCACACATTTTACCGCATCTCTGCTCCTACCACTGAGGAGAAGGACGAGTGGATCAACAGCATCAA GGCAGCGATCAGCAGGGACCCATTCTATGAGATGTTGGCTGCCAGGAAGAAGAAAGTCTCCTCTGTGAAGAGGCACTAA
- the cyth1a gene encoding cytohesin-1a isoform X3 encodes MQRNKQVAMGRKKFNMDPKKGIQFLIENDLLKNTSDDIAQFLYKGEGLNKTAIGDYLGERDDFNIKVLHAFVELHEFTDLNLVQALRQFLWSFRLPGEAQKIDRMMEAFAQRYCQCNPGVFQSTDTCYILSFAIIMLNTSLHNPNVKDKPAVERFISMNRGINEGGDLPEDLLRNLYESIKNEPFKIPEDDGNDLTHTFFNPDREGWLLKLGGGRVKTWKRRWFILTDNCLYYFEYTTDKEPRGIIPLENLSIREVEDKKPNCFELFIPDNKDQVIKACKTEADGRVVEGNHTFYRISAPTTEEKDEWINSIKAAISRDPFYEMLAARKKKVSSVKRH; translated from the exons ATGCAGAGGAACAAGCAGGTGGCGATGGGCCGCAAGAAGTTCAACATGGACCCTAAAAAG GGGATTCAGTTCCTGATTGAAAATGATCTTCTGAAGAACACCAGCGATGACATCGCTCAGTTCCTCTACAAGGGCGAGGGCCTGAATAAGACAGCAATAGGGGACTACCTTGGAGAGAG AGATGATTTCAACATCAAGGTGCTGCACGCGTTTGTGGAGCTGCACGAGTTCACCGATCTGAACCTTGTTCAAGCGCTCAG GCAATTTCTTTGGAGCTTCAGACTGCCAGGTGAGGCACAGAAGATCGATAGGATgatggaggcttttgcccaacGTTACTGCCAATGCAACCCAGGAGTCTTCCAGTCCACTG ACACATGCTACATCCTTTCCTTCGCCATCATCATGCTGAACACCAGCCTTCACAACCCCAACGTGAAGGACAAGCCCGCGGTGGAGCGTTTCATCTCCATGAACAGAGGAATCAATGAGGGTGGAGACCTACCAGAGGACCTGCTACGa AACTTGTACGAGAGCATCAAGAACGAGCCATTTAAAATCCCAGAGGACGACGGCAACgacctcacacacacgttcttcAACCCTGACCGAGAGGGCTGGCTTCTCAAACTGGG AGGTGGACGTGTCAAAACTTGGAAGAGACGATGGTTCATTCTCACAGATAACTGCCTCTACTACTTTGAGTACACTACA GAcaaagaacccagaggaatCATTCCTTTGGAAAACCTGAGCATCCGAGAAGTAGAGGACAAGAAACCG aactGTTTCGAGCTCTTCATACCggacaataaggatcaggtgatCAAGGCGTGTAAAACGGAGGCAGATGGCAGAGTGGTGGAGGGCAATCACACATTTTACCGCATCTCTGCTCCTACCACTGAGGAGAAGGACGAGTGGATCAACAGCATCAA GGCAGCGATCAGCAGGGACCCATTCTATGAGATGTTGGCTGCCAGGAAGAAGAAAGTCTCCTCTGTGAAGAGGCACTAA
- the socs3a gene encoding suppressor of cytokine signaling 3a, translated as MVRHSKYGQAVSSFGFNPNRFRTFSSLEQYELVHSTWCQLQECGFYWASISGKEACTMLEREPTGTFLIRDSADRKHFFTLCVKTPMGTRNVRVECDNNTFFLQTDPESERTAPRFDCVVKLVCYYMKMLKQSKDNSRVSYYIYSHGEKVPLELCQPYLSRMASLQHLCRKTVNGHVDILANRDELPWPIKKFLKAYDAPI; from the coding sequence ATGGTCAGACACAGCAAGTATGGGCAGGCAGTGAGCAGCTTCGGATTCAATCCTAACAGATTCAGGACATTCAGCTCCTTGGAGCAGTACGAGCTGGTGCATAGTACATGGTGTCAACTCCAGGAGTGTGGCTTCTACTGGGCTTCGATTAGTGGCAAGGAAGCATGCACTATGCTGGAACGGGAGCCGACTGGCACTTTCCTGATCCGTGACAGCGCAGATAGGAAGCATTTCTTCACATTGTGTGTCAAGACACCAATGGGCACAAGGAATGTCCGCGTGGAGTGTGACAACAACACATTCTTCCTGCAGACAGATCCTGAGAGTGAGCGAACAGCACCGAGGTTTGACTGCGTGGTCAAGCTTGTGTGTTACTATATGAAAATGCTGAAACAGTCAAAGGACAACTCACGTGTTTCATACTACATCTACTCACATGGCGAGAAGGTTCCGCTGGAACTCTGCCAACCTTATTTATCCAGAATGGCCTCACTGCAGCACCTGTGCAGAAAGACAGTCAATGGCCACGTGGATATCTTAGCCAATAGAGACGAGCTGCCTTGGCCAATAAAGAAGTTTCTGAAGGCATATGATGCTCCTATTTAA